The following proteins come from a genomic window of Pyxidicoccus sp. MSG2:
- a CDS encoding vWA domain-containing protein translates to MKLRTRATLLLLTAALWGSACKSPVDDPGSTLPGKCEAESPVVSPQKTDILFVIDNSSSMAEEQEGIARELPAFVEALKEGGGIAQDFRVGVITTSVYRRVLFQGQEQVRYYEDQSGRLQPVPDASGQATDEHFIEGSDPFLVEKFRRLVEQGTNGSGQESPFEAVNLAVSEPLATTAVSAGGNAGFLRDGARLLVVVVSDEEDCSSTERPPPVVLTEDTSVDHCTEQGDKLTSVDEYFSLFQRLHDSTGASREVLWATIGPVALSDKRAGLVQDVTSGGTFVRNVDCPTSNGPGFRQRALAEKFDQDLRNLDSICKEGYRDTLLSIAELATVAQSIDVVNLPDARLAKVELTRADGTVESCSVAAGDLRYEPSGEERSARLYFLGTCLRRADDTKVEVKVICAG, encoded by the coding sequence ACGGCCGCCCTGTGGGGGTCGGCGTGCAAGTCGCCCGTCGACGACCCGGGCTCCACCCTGCCAGGGAAATGCGAGGCCGAGTCCCCGGTCGTCTCCCCGCAGAAGACGGACATCCTCTTCGTCATCGACAACTCGTCCTCCATGGCGGAAGAGCAGGAGGGCATCGCCCGGGAGCTGCCCGCCTTCGTGGAGGCCCTCAAGGAGGGGGGCGGCATCGCCCAGGACTTCCGTGTGGGCGTCATCACCACGTCCGTCTATCGGCGCGTGCTGTTCCAGGGGCAGGAGCAGGTCCGGTACTACGAGGACCAGTCCGGCCGGCTGCAGCCCGTGCCGGACGCCTCGGGGCAGGCGACGGACGAGCACTTCATCGAGGGCTCGGACCCGTTCCTGGTGGAGAAGTTCCGCCGGCTGGTGGAGCAGGGCACGAACGGCAGCGGGCAGGAGTCCCCCTTCGAGGCGGTGAACCTGGCGGTGTCGGAGCCCCTGGCGACGACGGCCGTCTCCGCGGGCGGCAACGCGGGCTTCCTGCGCGACGGCGCCCGGCTGCTCGTCGTGGTGGTGTCGGACGAGGAGGACTGCAGCTCCACCGAGCGCCCGCCGCCCGTGGTGCTCACCGAGGACACGTCGGTGGACCACTGCACGGAGCAGGGGGACAAGCTGACGTCGGTGGACGAGTACTTCTCCCTCTTCCAGCGCCTGCATGACTCGACGGGGGCCTCCCGGGAGGTGCTGTGGGCCACCATTGGCCCGGTGGCGCTGTCCGACAAGCGGGCCGGTCTGGTGCAGGACGTCACGAGCGGCGGCACGTTCGTCCGCAATGTCGACTGTCCGACGTCGAACGGCCCGGGTTTCCGGCAGCGGGCCCTGGCGGAGAAGTTCGATCAGGACCTGCGCAACCTCGACTCCATCTGCAAGGAGGGCTACCGGGACACGCTGCTGAGCATCGCCGAGCTGGCCACGGTGGCGCAGAGCATCGACGTGGTGAATCTGCCGGACGCACGGCTGGCGAAGGTGGAGCTCACGCGCGCGGACGGCACGGTGGAGAGCTGCTCGGTGGCGGCGGGCGACCTGCGGTACGAGCCCTCGGGTGAGGAGCGCTCCGCGCGCCTGTACTTCCTGGGCACGTGCCTGCGCCGCGCGGACGACACGAAGGTGGAAGTGAAGGTGATCTGCGCGGGCTAG
- a CDS encoding ImuA family protein: protein MRAAAEQRGEAGATGSSGSVVEQLREKIRQLQAAPRRYLAVLRTGMEAVDALLPAGGFPLGQAVELCGEAASGRTSLALRAVSAAHREERLCAWVDGPRELYPPAAAALGVDLERLLIVRPQAPEQRVWAAVQLARSGAFACVVLDLTRGVGSVERTPRVSLAEARKLADAAERGGGLLLLLTSPEAPADGVTRLRTEARDGKGWSVEVVRSRQGGTGTRAELPWSVLYPELGLEDGGRVLDVAEVGADATPDFLRDQSGALRNGCGILGQRPGRDAPMPSLREGLDAAGVAG from the coding sequence ATGCGCGCGGCGGCGGAGCAGCGTGGGGAGGCGGGGGCGACGGGCTCGTCGGGCTCGGTGGTGGAGCAGCTGCGGGAGAAGATCCGCCAGCTCCAGGCGGCGCCCCGGCGCTACCTGGCGGTGCTGCGCACGGGCATGGAGGCGGTGGACGCGCTGCTGCCCGCGGGCGGCTTCCCGCTGGGGCAGGCGGTGGAGCTGTGTGGAGAGGCGGCCTCGGGGCGCACCAGCCTGGCGCTGCGGGCGGTGTCGGCGGCGCACCGGGAGGAGCGGCTTTGCGCGTGGGTGGATGGCCCGCGTGAGCTGTACCCGCCCGCGGCGGCGGCGCTCGGCGTGGACCTGGAGCGGCTGCTCATCGTCCGGCCCCAGGCGCCCGAGCAGCGGGTGTGGGCGGCGGTGCAGCTCGCCCGGAGCGGGGCCTTTGCCTGCGTGGTGCTGGACCTGACGCGAGGGGTGGGCTCGGTGGAGAGGACGCCACGGGTCTCCCTGGCGGAGGCGCGCAAGCTGGCGGACGCGGCGGAGCGCGGGGGCGGGCTGCTGCTGCTGCTCACCTCGCCGGAGGCGCCGGCGGACGGGGTGACGCGGCTTCGCACGGAGGCGCGCGACGGGAAGGGCTGGTCGGTGGAGGTGGTGCGCAGCCGGCAGGGAGGCACGGGGACGCGGGCGGAGCTGCCGTGGAGCGTGCTGTACCCGGAGCTGGGGCTAGAGGATGGCGGGCGGGTGCTGGACGTGGCGGAGGTCGGGGCGGATGCGACGCCGGACTTCCTGCGGGATCAGTCCGGGGCGCTGCGAAATGGCTGCGGAATCCTCGGCCAGCGGCCCGGCCGTGACGCACCCATGCCGTCCCTGCGCGAGGGCCTGGACGCGGCCGGCGTGGCGGGCTGA